A genome region from Cutaneotrichosporon cavernicola HIS019 DNA, chromosome: 5 includes the following:
- a CDS encoding uncharacterized protein (Lissencephaly type-1-like homology motif): protein MGPPVSTNGTSNGVSGGSSSPIATDSGPFNLSPSVLEQVQFYEPSGNLAYPDDKDCDASRARAIQRKQTFGRRMPIDREELVRLMLQGLHDMGYQESGYTLASRAARDFESAILGGRWAEATALLSAVGISPVEDVATSTPEAGSSRNSIASGKTKATTHEHPTDRAKFFIARQKYLEFLEAGHQKKALGVLRNELAASAADSESLHDLSGYMMCSVNDDLYERAKWDGAAGISRRQLLERLQEDISPKIMVPQRRLATLLDQARQHQQLTCLFHDDNEPISLYNDHVCVSGTFPSVTTHVLMDHKDEVWRIEWSPDGNLLASASKDKTVVIWQLKPPSAGNGQQYSISFLHHLTGHRGAVDAMAWSPDSETLVTASDKQIYVWDIKEGQRSDVTIENSPHKDEISAVQWLPDGSQFVVCSLDPRVVFYDLSGSITRNWSLGHMQLRDIVITPDCSRIVAATTWLRRVPVQNQLTQSSSQRPEVDVTHSRRNDDTFEYGNMDRGVVVIRIEDHEVVDFTSDTKQVDVTSVKLSHDGKSVLISCMPDELQLYSLEGRLQLTRKFIGHVHARYQIKSCFGAPKDRFVLSGSEDGHVYVWQNNNTTPIEVLSGHTGSVNAVAWNPVLSRKLFASCSDDRTIRIWQPPLPEGEAQAPTDGDEGMEL from the exons ATGGGCCCTCCCGTGTCGACCAACGGCACTAGCAATGGTGTCTCCGGTGGCTCGTCATCCCCTATCGCCACTGACAGTGGTCCATTCAACCTCTCTCCATCCGTCCTCGAACAAGTACAGTTCTACGAGCCCAGTGGCAATCTAGCCTACCCAGATGACAAGGATTG TGACGCgtcgcgagctcgagccaTTCAACGCAAGCAGACTTTCGGGCGCCGCATGCCAAtcgaccgcgaggagcttgtcCGACTCATGCTCCAGGGCCTCCATGACATGGGATACCA GGAGTCTGGCTACACGCTTGCTTCACGTGCAGCACGGGACTTCGAGAGTGCGATCTTGGGAGGGCGGTGGGCGGAAGCCACCGCCCTTCTTTCGGCGGTAGGCATCTCGCCGGTAGAAGACGTCGCAACCAGCACCCCTGAGGCTGGTTCGTCGCGCAACAGCATTGCTTCGGGCAAGACGAAGGCCACTACCCACGAACACCCTACGGATCGTGCCAAGTTCTTCATCGCACGGCAGAAGTAcctcgagttcctcgaggccggGCACCAGAAGAAGGCACTCGGCGTGTTGAGAAATGAGCTCGCAGCAAGCGCTGCCGACTCCGAGTCTCTTCATGATCTCTCTGG GTACATGATGTGTTCAGTCAATGACGACCTCTATGAACGCGCCAAGTGGGACGGCGCTGCCGGCATCTCACGTCGgcagctccttgagcgcctgcAGGAGGACATCTCGCCCAAGATCATGGTCCCGCAGCGGCGCTTAGCCACCCTGCTCGACCAGGCGCGGCAACACCAGCAGCTTACATGCCTCTTCCATGACGACAACGAGCCCATTTCGCTCTACAACGACCACGTATGTGTTAGTGGGACATTCCCATCCGTCACTACGCACGTCCTCATGGACcacaaggacgaggtgtGGAGGATCGAGTGGAGCCCAGATGGGAATCTgctggcgtcggcgagcaaGGACAAGACGGTTGTCATCTGGCAGCTGAAGCCTCCATCGGCGGGCAACGGTCAGCAGTACTCTATCAGCTTCCTGCACCATCTCACGGGTCACCGCGGGGCTGTGGACGCGATGGCTTGGTCGCCTGACAGTGAGACCCTTGTGACTGCCTCGGACAAGCAGATCTATGTCTGGGACATCAAGGAGGGCCAGAGGTCGGACGTAACCATCGAGAACTCTCCTCACAAGGATGAGATTAGCGCGGTACAATGGCTCCCCGACGGATCCCAGTTCGTCGTCTGCTCACTGGATCCTAGGGTCGTGTTCTACGACCTCTCGGGAAGTATTACCCGCAACTGGAGCTTGGGACACATGCAATTACGCGACATTGTCATCACGCCGGACTGCTCTCGTATCGTGGCAGCCACCACTTGGCTTCGCCGCGTGCCCGTGCAGAACCAGTTGACGCAGTCGAGCTCGCAACGGCCCGAAGTGGACGTTACGCATTCGAGGCGAAACGACGACACGTTCGAGTACGGTAACATGGATCGTGGCGTTGTGGTCATCCGGATTGAGGACCACGAGGTTGTCGACTTCACATCGGACACGAAGCAGGTCGACGTGACCAGCGTCAAGCTGTCGCATGACGGGAAGAGCGTGCTGATCAGCTGCATGCCCGATGAGCTGCAACTGTATTCTCTCGAGGGCAGACTGCAACTCACGCGCAAGTTTATTGGGCACGTCCACGCGAGGTACCAAATCAAGAGCTGCTTTGGTGCTCCCAAGGACCGTTTTGTGCTCAGTGGGAGCGAGG ACGGCCACGTGTACGTTTGGCAGAACAATAACACGACGCCAATCGAAGTTCTCTCTGGGCACACCGGGTCGGTCAATGCCGTGGCGTGGAACCCGGTCCTTAGCCGCAAGCTCTTCGCGTCTTGCAGTGACGACCGCACCAT CCGCATCTGGCAGCCACCGCTCCCCGAGGGTGAGGCGCAGGCTCCAACcgacggtgacgagggTATGGAGTTGTAG
- the POL5 gene encoding uncharacterized protein (DNA polymerase phi), with amino-acid sequence MASNVLPLFWDLASSSRDKRLGASADLVAATQAFQAAYSVPEKASGDDDDDEDDDGDDDGSESGMEVDGDDDEEEGPSAVDPVLAAKLDAALAHDNAPDVVYCIKRLVRGLGSSREHSRLGFAVALTELLARSENVTAAQVISLLLRASQWSKGMKGSDERDMMFARLFGITAVVDSGLLFSSSAALEDFITVLDSLLALADAKAWLAEAAGWALLRVGESLIASSVEWKDEALEAVAERVYADRAWSPEKVALTLALQRGAPELDWKALLGPTFKATPLLASANLITLGRVLKEGGEDDARAGTYQPKLHYVWDGIIAEHFTHSASGIAPFAELFRTVVDEALFANTSSAERKYWGFQVFERALPLLPSENVPLIFTPNFMRSWMNNLSSADRHLHKAAVQVARKVNEHVKADPTAGFTLLSQLVGKHGRPDFDRVTKTKTVEGIMSSLSVDGVEKYVAYLENVLVSEDEGGLDERRTWALDQMLALARNGAVPRADSWISRVLDTMLVHGFFLIRKADKRSKITALRAIPKPPLSDVVAATARARFFSALVEATAHKEDGKEGTDSAGKLWLTRALDTMAALEKNSAVELVTDADDEIKKIRADAVAALAPLGDEPVARGARILVSFLVLQTYDEAEDALDMLDEAVGAVRALFPAKKSGRKSKKAEPEVDADAPPPVDALLDVLVALLDKGSADLRTLANQVFGMLVPAMTASAVEHLVAQLEQSGAAVAEDEDEDDDEEEHEHGPDCDHGEEDEDEDEDESDSESVASDDTDANAEVDPEFRRRVAEALKVSGVLDEKEEGDDDDSDNESVWDDEQMMKVDEQLAAVFKQQASSKKADLKHAAIESLHFKNRILDFFDVFLRRPTSLALALLLPLLHVVRGGGELGNKAAGILRTRLKGTSLTASTDKAELERAGKILAEIHSLARRAPTSEFSGLCSAASLFAARVAPTQALDQYKATLADFVTHKHSSVHPAFLQDYARRNAGKAWPLAGEILSLLKEGKAANAYRHAQAYALLGALLSQAPTLVKAGELTTSEAEKVVKGSMGDVYSVLEAAAESGEWKADRLKDAAKFALVVARTARALDVGEACDALRLKEVAEKVKAGRTKEMKGVHALLTQLGAVLSKKEGKKEGKGKGKKAVNGGDAVEAEEKEEEEPKPVTGKRKATAKAAKGKKKAKAE; translated from the exons ATGGCGTCAAACGTGCTGCCCCTGTTCTGGGACTTGGCATCCTCATCTCGCGACAAGCGTCTAGGAGCGAGCGCTGACCTCGTGGCGGCCACCCAGGCATTCCAAGCAGCCTACTCTGTCCCAGAGAAGGCTTCaggagacgacgacgacgatgaggacgatgacgggGACGATGACGGATCAGAGTCAGGGATGGAGGTggatggcgacgatgacgaagaagaagggccCAGTGCTGTCGACCCGGTGCtcgcggccaagctcgacgcaGCGCTCGCACACGACAACGCCCCGGACGTCGTGTACTGCATCAAGCGTTTGGTGCGCGGACtgggctcgtcgcgcgagcACAGTCGCTTGGGATTTGCGGTCGCGCTGACTGAG ctgctcgcgcgTTCCGAGAATGTGACGGCCGCGCAGGTCATCTCGCTGCTCCTGCGCGCCTCACAGTGGAGCAAGGGCATGAAGGggagcgacgagcgcgacatgATGTTCGCGCGTCTCTTTGGTATCACGGCTGTTGTGGACTCGGGGTTGCTCTTTTCGTCATccgcggcgctcgaggacttTATCACCGTGCTCGACAGCCTCCTGGCCCTTGCGGACGCCAAGGCGTGGCttgcggaggcggcggggtGGGCGCTTCTGCGTGTGGGTGAGAGTCTCATTGCCTCCAGCGTGGAGTGGAAGGACGAAGCTCTGGAGgctgtcgccgagcgcgtgtACGCCGACCGCGCGTGGTCGCCGGAGAAGGTTGCACTTACGCTCGCGCTGCAGCGCGGCGCACCGGAGCTTGACTGGaaggcgctcctcggcccgaCGTTCAAGGCGACGCCTCTCCTCGCATCGGCCAACCTCATCACCCTCGGCCGcgtgctcaaggagggaggcgaggacgacgcaCGCGCTGGAACGTACCAGCCCAAGCTGCATTATGTCTGGGACGGCATCATCGCCGAGCACTTCACCCactcggcgtcggggaTCGCGCCGTTCGCCGAGCTTTTCCGcaccgtcgtcgacgaggcgctgtTCGCCAACACGTccagcgccgagcgcaagtACTGGGGCTTCCAGGTGTTTGAGCGtgccctccccctcctgcCGTCCGAGAATGTGCCACTCATCTTCACTCCCAACTTTATGCGCTCGTGGATGAACAACCTCTCGTCGGCCGaccgccacctccacaaGGCAGCCGTGCAGGTGGCCCGCAAGGTCAACGAGcacgtcaaggccgacccCACTGCTGGCTTTACGCTCCTCTCTCAGCTTGTCGGCAAGCACGGCCGCCCGGACTTTGACCGGGTCACCAAGACCAAGACTGTCGAGGGTATCATGAGCTCGCTCTctgtcgacggcgtcgagaaGTACGTCGCGTACCTCGAAAACGTGCTTgtcagcgaggacgagggcggcctGGACGAGCGCCGTACCTGGGCGCTCGACCAGatgctcgcgctcgcccgcaACGGCGCGGTGCCGCGCGCCGATAGCTGGAtctcgcgcgtcctcgacacgaTGCTTGTGCACGGGTTCTTCCTGATCCGCAAGGCGGACAAGCGGTCGAAGATTACTGCACTCCGCGCGATCCCCAAGCCTCCTCTCTCGGACGTCGTGGCTGccaccgcgcgcgcgcgcttctTCAGTGCGCTCGTTGAGGCCACTGCGCACAAGGAGGACGGAAAGGAGGGTACCGACAGCGCCGGAAAGCTGTGGCtcacgcgcgcgctcgacacgATGGCTGCGCTCGAGAAGAACTcggccgtcgagctcgtcaccgatgccgacgacgagatcaagAAGATCCGCGCGGACGCTGTCGCCGCCCTGGCTCctctcggcgacgagccggTCGCCCGCGGCGCTCGCATCCTCGTCTCGTTCCTCGTGCTCCAGACAtacgacgaggccgaggacgcacTCGACATGCTCGATGAGGCGGTTGGCGCCGTGCGTGCCCTCTTCCCCGCCAAGAAGAGCGGACGCAAGAGCAAGAAGGCAGAGCCCGAGGTCGATGCCGACGCCCCGCCTCCCGTTGacgcgctgctcgacgtACTTGTCGCCCTGCTCGACAAGGGCAGCGCCGACCTCCGTACCCTCGCCAACCAGGTGTTTGGCATGCTTGTGCCCGCCATGACTGCGAGCGCCGttgagcacctcgtcgcgcagctcgagcagtctggcgccgccgtggccgaggatgaggatgaggacgatgacgaggaagagcaCGAGCACGGCCCTGACTGCGAccacggcgaggaggacgaggacgaggacgaggacgagtctGACTCCGAGTCTGTTGCTTCGGACGACACggacgccaacgccgaggtcgaccccgagttccgccgccgcgtcgctgaggcgctcaaggtttctggcgtgctcgacgagaaggaggagggcgatgacgacgacagtGACAACGAGAGCGTgtgggacgacgagcagatGATgaaggtcgacgagcagctcgccgccgtgtTCAAGCAGCAGGCGAGCAGCAAGAAGGCCGACCTTAAGC acgCGGCCATCGAGTCCTTACACTTCAAGAACCGCATTCTCGACTTCTTTGACGTGTTCCTCCGCCGTCCGACTTCGCTggctctcgctctcctccttccgcTGCTGCACGTCGtgcgcggtggcggtgagcTCGGCAACAAGGCTGCCGGTATCCTGCGCACACGCCTGAAGGGCACTTCGCTCACCGCTTCTAcggacaaggccgagctcgagcgggCCGGCAAGATCCTCGCTGAGATCCACTCGCTGGCGCGCCGTGCCCCGACCTCCGAGTTTAGTGGTCTCTgcagcgccgcgtcgctctTCGCTGCCCGCGTTGCCCCCACCCAGGCACTGGACCAGTACAAGGCGACTCTGGCCGACTTTGTGACCCACAAGCACTCGAGCGTCCACCCAGCCTTCTTGCAGGACTACGCCCGCCGGAATGCCGGCAAGGCGTGGCCCCTTGCGGGCGAGatcctctctctcctcaaggagggcaaggctGCCAACGCGTACCGCCACGCACAGGCTTACGCActccttggcgcgctcctctcccAGGCTCCTACGCTTGTCAAGGCCGGGGAGCTCACGACATCTGAGGCTGAGAAGGTCGTCAAGGGCTCGATGGGCGACGTGTACTCTGTcctcgaggctgcggctgaGAGTGGAGAGTGGAAGGCCGACCgcctcaaggacgccgcAAAGTTCGCGCTTGTCGTTGCCCGCACTGCCCGGGCATTGGACGTCGGGGAGGCGTGCGACGCCCTGCgcctcaaggaggtcgcTGAGAAAGTTAAGGCCGGGCGGACGAAGGAGATGAAGGGCGTACATGCGCTCTTGACTCAGTTGGGGGCTGTGTTGTCCAAAAAAgagggcaagaaggagggcaaggggaAAGGGAAGAAGGCGGTGAACGGCGGGGACGCcgtggaggccgaggagaaggaggaggaggagccaAAACCCGTCACgggcaagcgcaaggcgacggcgaaggcggccaagggcaagaagaaggccaaggctgagTAG
- the MIH1 gene encoding uncharacterized protein (Rhodanese Homology Domain), which produces MDIDSPAPAGRVSAFHSPAPTDVGSPDFGRFFAESPAMPAAAKRRAPPSPGSPSSSPSTNRMRTDKAVSTNALFGNRNTGGLGQRRSGAFASRRPPLQPILAGEGQRNLSTTSAHPILCGPGLPTRSNFMRRANSMFCDQNIREGSDNENESEFETSFEASPSIPDIRRRYGRPALPRVDGSPNKARSSAPMLAARPPIRAETRGLPSFGENEVQGKILPCHPIKDDGLVRITPQTLCDVLEGRYNHKMKRYHIIDCRFDYEFEGGHIEGAINIHNPADLDSLLLSANGGINEADGVLPAPSTSGKVESTQQVALIFHCEFSKKRAPEVARELRTRDRRRNEGHWPQVHYPELYILEGGYCSFFKHSPSKCEPQAYREMEGHHLCDTKLNTFKKDFQRTRSLPACDFRPPRGEMPPPPCGTFIRPMPLLARRRGTETSRSVDLDSSPLPSDASPCPRSLVTGQTGLRFGAVATRTHNRAGFQRHASFAGATVRR; this is translated from the coding sequence ATGGACATTGActcaccagcaccagctGGCCGTGTGAGCGCGTTCCACTCGCCTGCTCCCACCGACGTCGGGTCGCCCGACTTTGGAAGGTTCTTTGCCGAGTCACCTGCCATGCCCGCTGCCGCCAAACGCCGtgcgccgccctcgcccggatcgccgtcgagctcaccctcgacgaACCGCATGCGCACCGACAAGGCAGTCTCCACGAATGCCCTGTTCGGGAACCGCAACACCGGAGGCCTGGGCCAGCGCCGGTCCGGGGCCTTTGCGTCACGCCGGCCGCCGTTACAGCCAATTCTGGCGGGCGAGGGGCAACGCAACTTGAGTACAACGTCTGCGCACCCAATCCTCTGCGGTCCCGGATTGCCGACACGCTCCAATTTTATGCGCCGCGCCAACTCGATGTTCTGCGACCAGAACATTAGAGAGGGAAGCGACAACGAGAACGAGTCCGAGTTTGAGACCTCGTTCGAAGCTTCTCCGTCGATCCCGGACATCCGGCGGCGTTACGGCCGGCCCGCATTGCCCCGTGTCGACGGGTCACCCAACAAGGCCCGTTCTTCGGCACCCATGCTCGCGGCCCGTCCACCGATCAGGGCCGAGACCCGTGGCCTGCCAAGCTTCGGCGAGAACGAAGTGCAGGGCAAGATCCTCCCTTGTCACCCCATAAAGGATGACGGCCTGGTTCGCATTACGCCCCAGACACTGTGCGACGTGCTTGAGGGTCGCTACAACCATAAGATGAAACGCTACCACATCATCGACTGCCGTTTCGATTATGAGTTTGAGGGTGGGCACATCGAAGGTGCGATCAACATCCACAACCCGGCCGACCTCGATTCGCTGTTACTGTCGGCGAATGGTGGTATCAATGAGGCGGACGGCGTCTTGCCTGCTCCCAGCACCAGCGGAAAAGTGGAGAGCACACAGCAAGTGGCCCTAATCTTCCACTGCGAGTTCAgcaagaagcgcgcgcCCGAGGTTGCACGCGAGCTTCGTACGCGAGACCGTAGGCGCAATGAAGGGCACTGGCCGCAGGTGCACTACCCCGAGCTCTACATTCTCGAGGGCGGCTACTGCAGCTTCTTCAAGCACTCGCCCTCCAAGTGCGAGCCCCAGGCGTAccgcgagatggagggtCACCATCTGTGTGACACCAAGCTGAACACGTTCAAGAAGGACTTTCAGCGCACGCGCTCGCTGCCAGCCTGCGATTTCCGCCCACCACGCGGCGAGATGCCACCACCTCCATGCGGCACCTTTATCCGCCCCATGCCACTATTGGCCCGGAGACGCGGGACTGAGACTTCGAGATCGGTCGACCTGGACTCTTCCCCTCTGCCCTCCGACGCGAGTCCGTGCCCGCGCTCTCTTGTCACGGGTCAGACCGGACTGCGCTttggcgccgtcgccactCGGACCCACAACAGAGCTGGGTTCCAGCGCCACGCCTCGTTTGCAGGCGCCACCGTACGGCGCTAA
- the NOP12 gene encoding uncharacterized protein (RNA recognition motif) yields MAKKDKSDKKRKHSKVDDPASAPAGGFSLFGGSKDAGLDSVFSKSAAFALPTAAPVAPAPGPASDEPARKKAMKAKAKVEAEAKAAEKTAEKAEKAKQAYADSDEEGAEAEGSGSESEADLVHEALKSPSARRARDNKGQTAKYVPQDESAADRDRRTLFIGNLPISVTEKSGTAALKRHLLTFAPTAKIESVRFRSVAFSTPTSAAEAGEKKGNTDEAKEATRREEREKERAATWKVSQAGSSVGGRGNKRGDDDVVDKSKSFLDNKGKRKVAFIKKDFHSEADSCNAYVVFGHPHPDRSKKVAPILDPYEAAATIGPAANGTEVLGRVIRVDSVRLPSAVGLVSAQNNLGKRDAWLPAGTDPKCSAFVGGLDYSAKDDDVRAFFEALVTAERGAPESGSWVTGVRIVRDRETQMGKGFGYVHFADRESVDELISLPSTKLKFAKKPLRVQSCKTLPPAAKRLASASKGDKGDKGKDGKDKGVKKERTKRTVPVSVPKGDPSLGDRLKDLSKDERKAAKHADATRLARRMAKKANKVASAHKETGAVKLAATKAEKGLRAKKVKAKKGRVRSSHALTKMKGKRE; encoded by the exons AtggccaagaaggacaagagcgacaagaagcgcaagcacagcaaggtcgacgacccggcctcggcgccggcgggCGGCTTCTCGCTGTTCGGCGGGTCCAAGGACGCTGGCCTCGACAGTGTGTTCTCCAAGAGC GCGGCGTTTGCTCTTCCCACCGCAGCCCCGGTGGCTCCTGCCCCAGGACCGGCGTCCGATGAACCGGCGCGCAAGAAGGCGAtgaaggccaaggccaaggtcgaggccgaggccaaggctgcggAGAAGACTGCAgagaaggccgagaaggccaagCAAGCCTACGCCGACTCGGATGAAGAGGGTgcagaggccgagggaTCCGGTTCCGAGTCCGAGGCTGACCTGGTGcacgaggcgctcaagagCCCGTCGGCCCGGCGCGCACGCGATAACAAGGGCCAGACGGCCAAGTACGTTCCCCAAGACGAGAGCGCAgccgaccgcgaccgccgtACCCTGTTCATCGGCAACCTCCCAATCTCTGTGACGGAAAAGTCGGGTACCGCCGCGCTGAAgcgccacctcctcaccttTGCGCCGACTGCCAAGATCGAGAGCGTGCGTTTCCGCTCCGTTGCGTTCAGCACGCCTacgagcgcggcggaggctggcgagaagaagggcaataccgacgaggccaaggaagCGACccggcgcgaggagcgcgagaaggagcgtGCCGCGACGTGGAAGGTCTCGCAGGCTGGGAGCAGTGTTGGTGGGCGCGGAAACAAGcgtggcgacgacgacgtggtgGATAAGAGCAAGAGCTTCCTCGATAACAAGggcaagcgcaaggtcgcCTTCATCAAGAAGGAC TTCCACTCCGAGGCCGACTCGTGCAACGCGTATGTCGTGTTTGGGCACCCCCACCCTGACCGGTCGAAGAAGGTCGCTCCCATCCTCGACCCGTACGAGGCTGCGGCGACTATTGGCCCCGCGGCCAACGGGACGGAGGTTCTTGGCCGCGTGATCCGCGTCGACTCCGTGCGCCTGCCTTCAGCTGTTGGGCTCGTGAGCGCGCAGAacaacctcggcaagcgcgacgcaTGGCTACCAGCCGGAACCGACCCGAAGTGCTCGGCCTTCGTGGGTGGTCTCGACTACTCGGCaaaggacgacgacgtgcgcgCATTCTTCGAGGCGCTCGTTACtgccgagcgcggcgcccCCGAATCGGGAAGCTGGGTGACGGGCGTGCGTATCGTCCGCGACCGCGAGACGCAAATGGGCAAGGGTTTCGGCTACGTGCACTTTGCGGACCGCGAGAGTGTCGACGAActcatctccctcccttccaCCAAGCTCAAGTTTGCCAAGAAGCCCCTCCGCGTACAGTCGTGCAAGACGCTTCCGCCGGCCGCGAAGCGCCTCGCTTCAGCTAGCAAGGGCGACAAGGGtgacaagggcaaggacggcaaggacaagggcgtcaagaaggagaggaCGAAGCGGACAGTACCCGTTTCTGTGCCGAAGGGCGACCCGTCCCTCGGCGACCGGCTTAAGGACCTGAGCAaggacgagcgcaaggctgccaagcacgccgacgcgacccgcctcgctcgtcgtatggccaagaaggccaacaaggtggcgagcgcgcatAAGGAGACGGGAGCGGTCAAGCTCGCTGCGACAAAGGCTGAGAAGGGACTGCGcgccaagaaggtcaaggcgAAGAAGGGGCGTGTGAGGAGCTCTCATGCGCTCACAAAGATGAAGGGGAAGCGGGAGTAG